The DNA region CTGAATCTGAACCTCGACACCTTCGAGTACGAGGACCAGGGCCGCGTCAAGGTCGCCGCCGTGGACGCCGTCAAGGGCCAGCCCCTCGCCACCCGCGTGAAAGCCCTGTACGCCGCCGAAGGCCAGGAAGGCGAATTCCTGCGCGGCGTCATGAACGACGGCTTCTGGTACGCCGCCAAGATGGCCGGCAACGTCAGCAACCGCCTCCAGGACATCGACAACGCCCTCAAATGGGGCTTCGGCTGGGAACAGGGTCCCTTCGAAACCATGGACACCCTGGGCGTCCAGACCGTCATCGCCAACCTGGAAGCCGAGGGCCGCACCCTGCCCCCCCTGCTGGCCGCCATGAAAGAGTCCGGCCGGGACGCCTTCTACGCGGGCGACGAGACCGTCACCCCCGAAGGCCAGCCCACCAAGTACGAGGCGCCGTACTTCATCCTCACCGACCTGAAAAAAGACGCCACCAGGGTCATCAAGAAACGCGCCGGAGCCAGCGTCATCGACCTCGGCGACGGCGTGCTGCTGGCCGAATGGCACGCCAAGATGAACGCCCTCGGTGAAGACCAGCTCCGCACCGTGCAGGACGCCCACAAACTCGTGCAGGACATGGGCTACCACGGCCTCGTCATCGGTAACCAGGGCGAGAACTTCAGCGCCGGCGCCAACCTCCCCCTGATCCTCTCGCAGGCCCAGGCGGACGAGTGGGACGAACTGGACGACATGATCAAACAGTTCCAGCAGGTCACCACCAGTCTGCGCTTCAGCCCCCACCCCACCGTCGCCGCGCCCTTCGGCCTGACGCTCGGCGGCGGCGCCGAATTCACGCTGCACGCCGACCACGTCGTCGCCTCAGCCGAACTGTACATGGGCCTCGTCGAAGTCGGCGTGGGCCTCATCCCCGGCGGCGGCGGCACCAAGGAAATGCTGCTGCGCTTCACCGACATGCAGCAACCCGGCCAGCAACTCGGCGCCACCCTGCTGCCCGCCGTGCAGCGCGCCTTCGAACTCATCGGCACCGCCAAGGTCAGCACCAGCGCCCTCGAAGCCCGCAAACTCGGATTCCTGCGCGACACCGACACCGTCGCCATGAACAAGAACCACATCCTGCAAGACGCCAAACGCCAGGTCCTCGCCCTCGCCCCCGGCTACGTGCAACCCACCCCCCGCCAGGACATCCCCGTCATGGGCGACGCCGCCATCGGCGCCATCAAGAGCGCCCTGTACGGCATGCACGAAGGCGGCTACATCACCGACTACGACCTCGTCGTCAGCGGCGAACTCGCCCGCGTCCTCGGCGGCGGCACCGGCAACAACCGCGCGGCCAAAGTATCCGAACAGCACCTCCTCGACCTCGAACGCGAAGCCTTCCTCACCCTCCTCGGCAAGAAAGGCACCCAGCAACGCATCGAGCACATGCTCAAAACCGGCAAACCGCTCAGGAACTGAGCGAAGGCGGATAGCAGATGGCAGAAGGCAGAAGGCAAAACTCAGCTCTCAGCGCGGCGGGATTCTTCCCGTTCGAGGACCTTGAGGTCTACCACCTCTCGGTGGAGTTCGCTGCGGGAATCTACGCCCTGACCCGCCATCTGCCTGCCGAGGAACGGTTCGGGCTGACCAACCAGATCCGGCGTGCGGCCACGTCCATCACGCTCAACATCGCTGAAGGACGCGGCCGGGGAACGGACCGGGATTTCGCCCGGTTCCTGACCCAGGCACGCGGCTCGCTCTACGAGGTCATCAGCGGTCTCCACCTGTCCACCCGACTGGAATTCATCGCCGCGACGGACACCACCCAGCTCAACGAGCAGGGACGCGTGCTTGCCGCCAAACTCACGGCCCTGATCAATAAGCTGGGAGCCACATGAGCCATCTGCCATCTGCCATCCGCCATTCGCGCCGCACACTCCGCCCACGGCATCTCGGCTGGGCCGCCCTGGCTTACGCCGGGGTGGTGCTGGCGGGTGCGTTCCTGGGTGCGGAGATCACGTTGCGTAGTAAGACGCGCCGCGTGAAGGGCGTGTTCGTGCCGGTGGGGCGGCGGGGGAACAGTGTGTTCCTGCCGGCCAGTGCCGAGACGCTCTCGCGCGGGCCGATCGGGATCGTGCCACTCCTGCCGAACAAGGGGCACGCGGTGCTGGGCGAGCGGAAGGTCGTGGGGACGCTGGTGCGCCGCGAGGTGCAACAGGAACGGGGCGTGCTGCCGAACGGCGCGCTCGCGTGGGCCAGTACGTTCGTGTACAACGGCACGCCCGCGCAACTGGGCGTCGAGTTCGAGCACACGGCCGTTCACACGCCACTGGGCGACATGCCCGCGTGGCACATTCCGCCCAGTGGTGACGTGCCGGGCCGCGCGGACACGCTGGTGATCGTCGTTCACGGACACGGTGGTCAGCGCGCCCAGGCGTTGCGGATGCTCCCGGCCTTGCAGCGCACCGGGACGGGCAGCCTGTTCGTCACGTTCCGTAACGCGCATGGCGCTCCGGCCTCCCCGCAGGGCTACCTGACGCTGGGCGACCAGGAAGCCGAGGACGTACTGGCCGCGCTGCACTGGGCCAGAGACGCCGGGTACAAGCGCGCCGTGCTGTACGGATTCTCGATGGGCGGCAACATCGCCCTGAGCGTCCTGCGCCGCAGGCACCGTCCGTACCCGCTGCCGATCCTGGGCGTCATGCTGGACTGCCCCGCGCTGGACTGGCGGGACACCATCCGCTCGCAGGGTGTCCGCGTGGGCATCCCGGCGTTCATGGCGCGGCACGTGGCACGCTTCGTCGAACGGATCGTCACGCACCGCAGCGGTCAGGACTTCGACACCGTCGATCAGATCGCCGCCGCGCCCACCTTCGACGTGCCCATGATCCTGTGGCACGGCACCCGCGACCGCACCATTCCCGTCGGGCAGGCCGACCGTCTGGCCGCCGCCCGCCCCGACCTGATCGAATACCACCGCGTGGAAGGCGGCAAGCACATCCGCGTGTGGAACATCGACCCCGAGCAGTACGACGCTCAACTGGAAACCTTCATCGCCCGCGTGGTACCGGAGGCCCAGGGGTGAGCGGGGTCGACTTCAAGTTCTGCCTGTCCATGATGGGACCCATTCATATTCAACCGTCCGAGAGAGACGGTCCAAGGAGAGAACCCTAATGCGTGACGCTGTTATTGTTTCTGCTGTTCGGACGCCCGTTGGGCGTGGTATCAAAGGCACCCTGGCGAACACCCGCCCCGACGATCTGGCGGCGCTGGTGCTGAACGAGGCCGTGAAGCGCGCCGGGATCGACGCGGCGCTGGTCGAGGACGTGTACTTCGGGTGCGCGATCCCCGAGGCCGAGCAGGGCCTGAACATCGCGCGTCTGGCGGCGCTGCGGGCGGGTCTGCCGGACAGCGTGGGTGGTGTGACCATCAACCGCTTCTGCTCCAGCGGCCTTCAGACGATTGCGATGGCGGCGGCTGCCATTCAGACCGGTCAGGCGGACGTGATGCTGGCGGGCGGCGTGGAGAGCATGAGTATGCTGCCCATGAGCGGTCACAACCCCAGCCCGAACCTGGACCTCGTGGACGCCCGGCCCGGCGCGTACATCGGGATGGGCATGACGGCCGAGAACGTCGCCGCGAAGTACGGCATCAGCCGTGAGGATCAGGATGCGTTCGCATTCCGCAGTCACCAGCGGGCGGCGGCGGCGCAGGATGCCGGGAAGTTCGACGCCGAGATCGTGCCCGTGCCGGTGCGCGTGGATAAGGTCAAGGGCACGAAGGTGAAGTCCGAGACCATCAACTTCGATAAGGACGAACTGATCCGCCGGGACGCGAACCTCGCGGACATGGCCAAGGTCCGCCCGGCGTTCAAGGCGACCGGTTCGGTCAGTGCGGCGAACAGCAGTCCCTTCAGTGACGGCGCGGCCGCTGTGCTGATCATGAGTGCCGAGAAGGCGCAGGAGCTGGGCCTGAAACCCCTGGCGAAGTTCGTGGGCTTCGCGGTGGCGGGCGTGGACCCGGAACTGATGGGGATCGGCCCCGTGAAGGCCATTCCCAAGGTGCTGGCGCAGACGGGCCTGACCCTGGCCGACATCGACCTGATCGAACTGAACGAGGCGTTCGCGGCGCAATCCCTGGCCGTCGCGCGTGAACTGGGCCTGAATCAGGAGATCATGAACGTGAACGGCGGCGCCATCGCGCTGGGCCACCCGCTGGGCTGCAGCGGCGCGAAACTCGCCACGACCGCCATCTACGAACTGGGTCGCCGGGGCGGCGGGAAGGCCCTGATCACCATGTGCATCGGCGGCGGCATGGGCGCGGCCGGCGTGCTGGAAGTGTACGGGCAGGAGCAGGCCGCCGACTGATCGGCCTACCAGAGCGGGTGGGGGGAGGAGCCTGTGTGGCCTGCCCCCCCCCGCTCTGTTGCGTGTTGTCTTGCCCGGATCTTTAGGTTTGCCACATGAGGGCAGCCGGGCACGCTATCCTGAGCGTCAATGAAGTCGCGTCCGTGCGGCTGGGAACGGCCCCCATAGGCCGCCCTGGTGGAGACAGTTCAATTCGAACTGTCTTCGTTTTTATTGGTTTCCTGACCGTCCGGTTCTTGATTGCGCCCTCGCCTGACGCCCGGTGTTCAGGATGCCGGAGTGACCGGCATACCCGAATGAAGTCGTTCGAATGAAGTTGTTTTCGTGGAGGTAATCGATGATGAATGTGACCCGTATTCTTCCGCTGCTGGCCCTGGCGTCCGGGAGTGCCCTGGCGGCCAGCTCGTCCGGTACGGCCAATCTTCTGTTCAGTCTGTTCTGGGTGGTGCTGGCCGCGTCCGTGTTCGGGGTGATCGCCTCGAAACTGGGTGTTCCGGCCGTGGTGGGGCAGGTGCTGGCCGGTATCCTGATCGGCCCGAGTCTGCTGAACCTGGCCCGCCCGGACGAGTTCCTGCTGAGCCTCGCGGAGCTGGGCGCGGTGTTCCTGCTGTTCATGGTGGGTCTCGAAACCCGGTTCCGGGACCTGCTGGCTGTGGGGAAGGAGGCGCTGCTGGTGGCGGTGCTGGGCATCGTGATTCCGCTGGCGCTGGGCTTCGGCTTCGGGCTGTTCCAGGGGCAGGGGAATGTCAGTGCGCTGTTCGTGGGCACGGCGCTGGTCGCCACGTCCGTGGGCATCACCGCCAAGGTGCTTCAGGAGATGGGCGTGCTGGACGCCCGGTTCGCGCAGGTGATCCTGGGCGCGGCCGTCATCGACGACATCCTGGGCCTGACGCTGCTGGCCGTCGTGAGCGGCCTGGGTGCGGGTGAGAGCATGGGCGCGGCGCAGGTCGCGTTGATCCTGGGCCTCAGCGTGGGCTTCGTGGCGCTGGTCCTGGCGGTCGGCATTCCCCTGATCCGCCGCTTCCAGCCCCGGTTGCAGAACCTCAGTCTGGCGCGCATGTTCAACGTGGCCATCGTGGTCGGTCTGGGCGTCGCGGCCATGAGTACCGTCGCGGGCCTCGCGCCGATCATCGGGGCGTTCCTGGCGGGCATGGTGCTGGCCGAGGTGAAGGACGAAGTGGAATTCGAGTCGAAAGTCCACGCGCTGGAGGCGTTCCTGGCCCCGATCTTCTTCGTGGTCGTCGGGTTGCAACTGGACCTGAGCGTGCTGGGCACGCCCACCGTGATCATCGCGGGCCTGATCCTGACCGTGCTGGCCGTGATCGGCAAGGTCGTGGGTGGCCTGCTGGGCGCGCGCAGCATGGGCGGGCAGCAGGCGCTGCTGGTCGGTGTGGGTATGGTCCCGCGCGGCGAGGTCGGCCTGATCGTCGCCAGCCTGGGCCTGGGTGCCGGGATCATCAATGGGAACGTGTACGCCGAGGTGCTGCTGATGGTGCTGCTCACGACCGTCCTGGCCCCGCTGGCCCTGCGTGTTCTGGCCCGCCGGGCGGGACCGGACGCCATCGCCGCGAAAGCCTGAGCCACACGTCCGGCGCTGTTGACGGGGCATCATACGGACTCCGATTGAATGGCTTATAAAGCCGCTGGGTCCGAGCGGATGCGAGTAGGAGAGAAACGGATTCCGGACGTGGAGTTGGCAGATCGGTGGTGTCCCGATCTGTCAACGAAATAAACGGAATCCGTATCACCCCATCAACAGCGCCATTCACGGCCCTGATCGGAGTCCGTATCAGGTGTGGTCAGTTGGGGCGGCGGACCTCGACGGTCAGGACCGGCAGGCCGCCTGACAGGTACTCGGCGTACTCGGTGGGTTCACTGAACCGCATGGTGCGTCCGCGCATCTCGGCGGTGTGGCCGTGGGCGAACACCTGCCTGTAGTGGTACTGGTAGTTCAGGAGCGCGTCGAACAGCTCGGCGGCTTCCTCGCCACTGTCGACCGGTGCGAGCCACGCGAGGTTCGGTTTCCCGAAGCGTTCGAATCCGCGCGTGGTGTAGTACACCTGCCCGTCGTCCGGACGGTGGAATTTCAGCAGGCCAGTCCAGAAGAGCGTGGGCATCAGGGCCAGTTCGCCGCCCTCATGCCTGGGCAGGGCGAGATCCAGCGCGTCCGCGACCACGCAGTTGAAGGCAGTCTCGTCGGTCACGCCCAGCGGCTGCAGGGCGGTCGCCACGGCGTACAGCAGCGTCAGGGTCTGGTCGGGGGGAAGGTGCGTCCAGCAGCTCAGGTGAACGTGGGCGCGGTGGGCGCGCAGGCGGTCCTTCTGCTCATCATTCCAGTTGCTGAAGTGAATGCTCGTGTGCTGTTGCTCGGGCGTCAGGGGCGTCCGCTCGCCGTTCAGGACCACCATGTACGGCCCGGCCGTCAGGGTTGCACTCCAGCCCAGCGGCAGTTCGGTCCACGCGTCCAGCGTGGTGGGCGCCACGTCCGGCAGGGCCGTTTTTGCCAGCAGGTCGTCCAGGCGCGGCAGCATGTCGTCCAGGTTCTGGGGCAGCGTGTCGAACAGTGCGTTCACGAAGAACGCCGGGTTGGGCAGGCCCTGAAACGGGTCGGCCGGATCGTGCTCGACTCCCGTGTCGACGTGTTCACTGCGGCCCAGGAGGCGATTCAGGAAGGATTTCACGCGGCTCATGCTGCCGACGGTACCACCTGCCCGGGCGCGGCGTGACCGCATCTGACCGGCGGGTCGGTCGCGGCCCGTGCGGTACGCTGGGGGGATGCAGGACGCCGCTCCCACTCCCCGTTCCCGCCTGAGACTGCGGGTCTCTCCGGCCGCCGAGACGCACATCCGCGCCGGGCACCCCTGGGTGTACGAATCGAGCCTGCGCGACCAGAACCGTGAGGGTGACGCCGGTGAACTGGCCGTGATCTACGACCGCCGCGACCGGTTCCTGGCGATCGGACTGTTCGACCCGGACAGCCCGCTGCGCGTGCGGGTGCTGCACCAGGGTGCGCCCGCCACGCTGGACGACGCGTGGTGGGCGGCCCGCCTGGACGCCGCCCTGCTGCGCCGCGCGCCGCTGTTCGGCCCGGACACCGACGGGTACCGCGCCGTGAACGGCGAATCCGACGGCTGGCCCGGACTGGTCGTGGACCGCTACGCGGACACGCTGGTCGTGAAGCTGTACACCGCCGCGTGGTTCCCGCACCTGGAACGCGTGCTGGACCTCCTCGAAGCCCGCTTTCCCGGCAGTGGGGTCGTGCTGCGCCTGAGCCGCAACATTCAGGTACGCGCCGCCGCCGCCGGCCTGCACGACGGTCAGGTGCTGGCGGGCGCCGTCCCGGACGGCCCGGTCGTGTTCCACGAGACCGGACTGGCGTTCGAGGCGGACGTGCTGCGCGGCCAGAAGACCGGCTTCTTCCTGGATCAGCGGGAGAACCGCCGCCGGGTGGAACGGTACGCGCGTGACCGCCGCGTCCTGAACGCCTTCTCGTTCAGCGGAGGCTTCAGCCTGTACGCCGCGCGGGGCGGCGCGGCCCACGTGATCAGCCTGGACCTCAGCGCGCACGCCCTGCGCAGCGCCGAGCGCAACTACGCCCTGAACCCGAAACTCGCTGCGCCGCACGAGACGGTGCAGGCCGACGTGTTCGAATGGCTGACCGAAACGCGGGCCGAGTTCGACATGGTGATCCTCGACCCACCCTCACTGGCGCGGCGTGAGGCGGAACGCACGGGCGCGATCCGCGCGTACGGCAAACTGGCCGCCGACGGCATCCGCCGCCTCGCGCGGGGCGGGATTCTGGTCAGCGCGTCGTGCTCCGCGCACGTCAGCGCCGACGAGTTCTGGGCGGCCGTGCGCGAGGCCGCAGGTCGCAGCGGCCGCACCTGGAAGGAACTGCACACCAGTCAGCACGCCCCGGACCACCACGCGACCTTCGCGGAGGCGCAGTACCTCAAGGCGATCTTCATTCAGCTCGACTGATCAATGGTGCGGATAGGTTCATCACTTCAGGGCAGACCAGCGATGAACACGCAGTGGTTACTCCTCCCCTTGAGGGGGGAGGCTGGGAGGGGGTGAGCAGGAGAGAAGCGGGTTCCGGACGTGGAGCTGGCAGGGGCGGTGAAGTCCCGGGTTGTCAGCGAAACAGACGGAACCCGTGTTACAGCAGTTTCTGCACGGCGCCGAAGGCCCAGGTGCCGACCAGGGCGGCGGCCAGCACGATCAGCATGGGGAGCAGGCTGCTGCCCAGCAGCGCGAAGATCGGTCCGGGGCACACGCCGGCCAGTCCCCAGCCCAGTCCGAAGATCAGGCCGCCCAGCACGTACCGGCTGGTGGGTCCGGTCTTGGCGGGGACGTGGATGGTCTCGCCGTTCAGGGCGCGCGGTCCGGCGCGGCGTAGCAGGGTGGTGGTGATCAGTCCGGTCAGGACGGCGCTGCCCATCAGGCCGTACATGTGAATGGACTGAAAGCGGAACATCTCCTGAATGCGGTACCAGCTGGCGGCCTCGGATTTGATCAGCAGCACGCCGAACAGCAGCCCGGTGATCAGGAACGGCCACTGCCGCAGCAGCAGGTGCGCGGTGGAGGTGGTCGGCGGGCGGCCGGTGGCGGTCGGGGTGGGCGTGGTGCTGATCATGGGTTCACCTCAGGAACAGGGGCAGCAGCAGGTTGGCGCTGAGAATGCCGCCCGCGAAGAACGAGACGGTGGCGATCAGGCTGGGCAGTTGCAGGGTGCTCAGGCCCGTGATGGCGTGCCCGCTGGTGCAGCCTCCGGCGTAGCGGGTGCCAAAACCCACCAGCAGGCCCGACAGGATCAGCAGGCCCCACGTGGCGGGGCGGGTCAGGTCGGTCAGTTCGGCCGGGAGCAGGCCGGGCTGCACCTGCACGCCCAGCGCGCCGAGGCTCTGCACGGCTGCGCCGGTCAGCTGCGCGGGCTGCGGGTCGCGCATGAGCGTGGCGGCCACCACGCCGCCCAGGATCAGTCCGGCGGCGAACATCAGGTTCCAGCTCTGGGCGCGCCAGTCGTAGCGGAAGAGGCTGGGTTTGGCCGCGTTGGGCAGCAGGATGGCGCAGGCGTGGCGCAGGTTCGAGGAGATCCCGAAGGCGCGGTTGCCGAGCAGCAGCAGCAGCGGCACGGTCAGGCCGATCAGGGGGCCGCTCACGTACCACGGCCAGGGTTCCTGAAGCAGGCGCAGCAGCTCAGGCACGCGCGGCTTCCTGCGCGGCGTGCGCGGTCATGCACTGCGCGAAGGCGTCTTTCAGGGCGGTTCCGGCCTGTTCGTGAATGGTCAGTTTGATCTTCACGACCATCTTGGGGACCAGTGCGCCCAGTTCGGTCAGGTCGCGGCAGGCCGAGAGTTTCGCGGCGTGCGGCGCGGCCCGGCCGCCCAGGTGTTCGGTCAGGACGCCCTGAAGGTACGTGATGATGTCCGGCAGGGTGTGCGGAAGCGCGGGTTCCGGAGCAGTCGTCGCCGGGGCCGTCGCTGGGGCCATTGCTGGGGTGGGCAACGCGTCGTCGGGCAGGGCGTTCAGGGCGGCCTGCGCTTCCTGCATCAGCTGTTCCTGCAGCTGCGCGGGCAGCGGGGCGGCAGGCGCAGCGGGCGCGGCGGCGGGGGCCAGCAGGTTCAGCTGCTGAAGGTCTTTCAGGGCGCTCTGCAGTTCGTTCAGGGGCAGGCGGGTCAGCGCGGCGACCTCTTCCAGGGCGCGGCGGCCGTTGCACATCATGTAGACCCGCAGCTGTTCCCGCGTCAACTGAAGGCCGTCCGGGCGGGGAAGTCGCTCGTAGATCATCATCAGTCCAGGGTTCCCAGCACGTCACGCACGAGGTTCAGGACCAGGATCACGAACACGGCGCCCAGCAGCAGGATCACCGACAGGATCAGCATCGAACTGTCGGCGGGGCGGCCGAAGGTCATGGCGCCCACCACCAGGTAACTCAGCGCGAACGCGGCGATCATGGCGAGCAGCTGCGTGAGGCGCGTGCCGATCAGCCCGCCGGACGCCCTTGATTTCAGCTGGTACCCGAAAAAGGTGCTGTAGGCCATGATGAGGAAACCGGCGGCGATGAGTGCGATGGTCATGAGAGGTACTCCTTGAACGGACGAGAGAGGGCAGAAAAAAGGCAGTGAAAGACCGTGGCCGCCCGGCAGGGAGGCTGGTAGGACAGGCACCTGAAGTGGTGCCTACCTGAGTGCTTCGATCTCAAAGTATGAAAAATCTCTCTTACGAAGTTATGACACGGCACCCCCTCCAGGGACGCACCCAGCGGGGGTTTCCGGGATTCTGGAGGGGGGTGTGCCTCCCCCCCGGCGCCCCGCCGGGACGTGCCACCACCCAGCCGGATTACGTTCCTGGCGTACCATGCGGGCGTGCCTGACCTGCCCCCACGCAAGATCATTCACGTGGACATGGACGCCTTCTACGCCTCGGTCGAGCAGCGCGACGACCCGGCCCTGCGCGGCGCGCCACTGGCCGTCGCGTGGGGCGGGCGGCGCTCGGTGGTCCTGACCGCCAGTTACGAGGCCCGCCCGTTCGGCGTGCGCAGCGCCATGCCGCTGTACCGCGCGCTGGAACGCTGCCCGGACCTCGTGGTCGTCCCGCCCCGCTTCGAGGCGTACCGGGAGGTCAGCCGCCAGATCCGCGCGGTCTTCCAGACCTTCACGCCGCTCGTCGAGCCGCTCTCACTGGACGAGGCGTACCTGGACGTCACCGCGCCCATCCGGGGCGGCCCCAGCGCCACCCGCATCGCGCAGGCCATCCGCGCCGACATCCGCGCGCAGACCGGCCTGAGCGCCACCGCCGGGGTCAGCGTGAACAAGTTCCTGGCGAAACTCGCCAGCGGCATGAACAAACCCGACGGCCTGACCGTCATCCTGCCGGATCAGGTGCGCGCCCTGCTGGACGCCCTGCCCGTCGGTGACTTTCACGGGGTCGGCCCGGCCACCGCCGCGAAACTCGCGGGCATGGGCATTCACACGGGCGCGGACCTGCGCGCCGCGCCGGAAGCCGCGCTACGCGACCGTTTCGGCGTGCACGGCGCGCACTTCTCGCGGATCGCGCGCGGCCTGGACGACCGGCCGGTGCAGCCCGACCGCCCGCACAAGAGCATCGGCGCCGAGGAAACGTACGCCGACGACCTGCGCGGCGTGCCCGCCGTTCTGGAGCGCCTGCCCATCCTGGCCGCGCAGGTGCAGCGCCGCCTGGAGCACGCCGGGCTGACTGCCCGGACGGTCGTCCTGAAACTCAAGTTCAGTGACCGCAGCGTCATCACGCGCCGCGTCACGCTGCCGCACCCGGTCAGCGCCGCCCCGGACCTGACCCGCGCCGCCGCCCGCCTCCTGACCCCGGAACTGCTGCTGGGCCGTAGCGTCCGGCTGGCCGGAATCACGGCCGCCAGCCTCGTGCCCGCCGGGCAGCAGCCCACGCAACCGCTGCTGCTGGGCGGCTAAGTACACTGCGTTTACCTTGTAGATAAACCGCGCGGAGCAGGGCAGGGGGTAGAGTCGGGCGGTGAACGCACCGATCCGCGCCGTGATTCTGGACCTGGACGACACCCTCTTCGACGACACGGCCTGCACGCACGCGGGCCTGCGCGCCGTGGCGCGGGCGCATGGCCTGAGCGTGGACCCGGCCGATCTGTTCGCGCGGCACGCGGCGCACATCCGCGCCATCGACCCGCTGCTGTTCAGCGGTCAGCTGGACGCGCACGGCGCGCGCGTGCGGCGCTTCACGGGCCTGCTGACCGAACTGGGCGCCCCCGACCCGGACGGCGAGGCCGCCACCCTCACGTACCGCGCCGCGTACCGCCAGCACTGGCAACTGCTGCCCGGCGCGCCGGAAGTCCTGCGTGACCTGCGGGCCGCCGGGCTGCGGCTGGCCGTCCTGACCAACTACGTGCGCGAGGTGCAGGGGCAGAAACTCGCGCACTTTGGGCTGGACGCCATGGTGGACGCCGTGCTGTGCGTGGAGGACGTACCCGCCGCCAAACCCGACCCCCGCGCGTACCACGCCGCCTGCGCCGCGCTGGACGTCACGCCCGCGCAGGCCGTGATGATCGGGGATTCCTGGGAGAAGGACGTGCAGGGCGCCCGGAACGCCGGACTGCGCGCCGTGTGGGTCAGCCGGACCGGGCTGCCTGCCCAGGAACCCGGTGTGCCGGTCGTGTCGCGGCTGGCGGACCTGCCCGTCACGCTGGGCCTCGTGCCCGCCTGACGCGGGCAGGGGGCGGAACACGGCGCCCGCGTTCCGCCCCCCGCCCTGCCCGTCTTCAGCTCTGAACGGTCGCGCGCGCCTCGGCGCCCTCACCGGCCAGGTGCAGCCAGGTGCCCAGCACGCTGTCGGGGTTCAGGCTGACCGAGTCGATGCCCTGCTCCATCAGCCAGCGGGCGAGATCCGGGTGGTCGCTGGGGCC from Deinococcus seoulensis includes:
- the dinB gene encoding DNA polymerase IV, whose amino-acid sequence is MPDLPPRKIIHVDMDAFYASVEQRDDPALRGAPLAVAWGGRRSVVLTASYEARPFGVRSAMPLYRALERCPDLVVVPPRFEAYREVSRQIRAVFQTFTPLVEPLSLDEAYLDVTAPIRGGPSATRIAQAIRADIRAQTGLSATAGVSVNKFLAKLASGMNKPDGLTVILPDQVRALLDALPVGDFHGVGPATAAKLAGMGIHTGADLRAAPEAALRDRFGVHGAHFSRIARGLDDRPVQPDRPHKSIGAEETYADDLRGVPAVLERLPILAAQVQRRLEHAGLTARTVVLKLKFSDRSVITRRVTLPHPVSAAPDLTRAAARLLTPELLLGRSVRLAGITAASLVPAGQQPTQPLLLGG
- a CDS encoding HAD family hydrolase, translating into MNAPIRAVILDLDDTLFDDTACTHAGLRAVARAHGLSVDPADLFARHAAHIRAIDPLLFSGQLDAHGARVRRFTGLLTELGAPDPDGEAATLTYRAAYRQHWQLLPGAPEVLRDLRAAGLRLAVLTNYVREVQGQKLAHFGLDAMVDAVLCVEDVPAAKPDPRAYHAACAALDVTPAQAVMIGDSWEKDVQGARNAGLRAVWVSRTGLPAQEPGVPVVSRLADLPVTLGLVPA